In Opitutaceae bacterium TAV5, one genomic interval encodes:
- a CDS encoding heat-shock protein Hsp70 yields MISRVIHWSLHNRFLVAAAFIALCAWGFVALRTVPVDAIPDLSENQVIVYADWPGRSPQEVEDQITYPLSVSLQGLAGVRTVRATSMFGFSFLTVIFNDDIENYFARTRVLERLNSLGDVLPDGVAARLGPDATGLGWVYQYYLKDESGAHDLGSLRNLQDTFVRYQLASVPGVSEVASIGGFVRQYQVEVSSLKLKQYGLMLGEVMDAVAASNLNVGGKTIEENGAEFIVRGVGLVTAPADLENIPLQARDGTPLYLRDVAHVQIGGDFRRGALDVDGREVVGGIVVMRYGENAYQVIHDVKARIADLGSGLPAGVTVEPFYDRSDLIQRAIDTLKGALVEEIILVTLAHILFLFHFRSILIVTLPLPASILISFILMKEFGIPSHIMSLTGIAISIGVLVDAGIVMTENVIRHCERAEEHLRRRLTPPEVFQETLTAATQVGRPMFFSMMIIILAFVPVFLLTGQEGKLFHPLAYTKSFALLAAVVLAITAVPVFCTWLVRGPFKPESENWLMRGLLKIYEPVLDWALVWRKTVLACAFVLLAFACVLAFGLPRDLRERLPAPLAARTQGFGAEFMPTLEEGSLLFMPVLLPATSLTEVKRIMSWQDRVIREHPAVASVAGKLGRAETATDPAPVEMIETTIMLKPPAEWPAGMTKQQIVSELGERLTQVPGYVPGFLQPIENRILMTSTGIRAQVGVKIFGDDLDAIQQKAFEVERVIASIPGATGVAPSRSQGKPYLEIHANRDALGRYGLRIEDLFRYVEAGLGGVSVTTTIKGRERWPIQVRLERADRDDLEKLGELLIPTPAGPFVQLRQLADIRRVIGPSEISSENGRLRVFVQANVQDRDLGSFVHDIRERIERDVRLDPGMTIEYSGQYENQIRARQTLAYVFPVVIGIIFILLVMTFRSVSEAAHVILAVPFALTGGVILQAILGYNFSVAVWVGYIALFGTAIQTGVVMVVYLEEAVAAKLAETGKEQLSHAELIDAIKAGARLRLRPKVMTVATTVASLLPIFWSVRTGVEVMRPIAAPVVGGMLSSLVHILVVTPVIFAMLRERRLQRADTRATP; encoded by the coding sequence ATGATTTCCCGCGTCATCCACTGGTCACTCCACAACCGCTTCCTCGTCGCGGCTGCCTTCATCGCCCTTTGCGCCTGGGGTTTTGTCGCCCTGCGCACCGTGCCCGTGGACGCCATTCCCGACCTCTCGGAAAACCAGGTCATCGTCTACGCCGACTGGCCCGGCCGCTCCCCGCAGGAAGTCGAGGACCAGATCACCTACCCGCTCTCCGTCTCGCTCCAGGGCCTCGCCGGGGTGCGCACCGTGCGCGCCACCTCGATGTTCGGTTTCTCCTTTCTCACCGTCATTTTCAACGACGATATCGAAAACTACTTCGCCCGCACCCGCGTCCTCGAACGCCTCAACTCTCTCGGCGACGTCCTCCCCGACGGCGTCGCCGCCCGCCTCGGCCCCGACGCCACCGGCCTCGGCTGGGTTTACCAGTATTACCTGAAAGACGAGTCCGGCGCGCACGACCTCGGCTCGCTCCGCAATCTCCAGGACACGTTTGTCCGCTACCAGCTCGCCTCCGTCCCCGGCGTATCCGAAGTCGCCAGCATCGGCGGCTTCGTCCGCCAGTATCAGGTCGAGGTCTCGTCCCTGAAACTCAAACAGTACGGCCTCATGCTCGGCGAAGTCATGGACGCCGTCGCCGCCAGCAACCTGAACGTCGGCGGCAAGACCATCGAGGAAAACGGCGCCGAGTTCATCGTGCGCGGCGTCGGCCTCGTCACCGCGCCTGCCGATCTCGAAAACATCCCCCTGCAAGCGCGCGACGGCACGCCGCTCTACCTGCGCGATGTGGCGCACGTGCAGATCGGCGGCGACTTCCGCCGCGGCGCGCTCGATGTCGACGGCCGCGAAGTCGTCGGCGGCATCGTCGTCATGCGCTACGGCGAAAATGCGTATCAGGTCATTCATGACGTGAAGGCGCGCATCGCCGACCTCGGCAGCGGCCTGCCGGCCGGCGTCACTGTGGAGCCGTTCTACGACCGCAGCGATCTCATCCAGCGCGCCATCGATACCCTCAAGGGCGCGCTCGTCGAGGAGATCATCCTCGTGACGCTCGCGCACATCCTCTTCCTCTTCCATTTCCGCTCGATCCTCATCGTCACGCTGCCGCTGCCCGCCTCGATCCTCATCTCGTTCATCCTGATGAAGGAGTTTGGCATCCCTTCGCACATCATGTCGCTGACCGGCATCGCCATCTCCATCGGCGTGCTCGTCGACGCCGGCATCGTCATGACGGAAAACGTCATCCGCCACTGCGAACGCGCCGAGGAGCACCTGCGCCGCCGCCTCACCCCGCCCGAGGTTTTTCAGGAAACCCTCACCGCCGCCACGCAGGTGGGCCGCCCCATGTTTTTTTCGATGATGATCATCATCCTCGCCTTCGTGCCGGTCTTCCTGCTCACCGGCCAGGAGGGCAAACTCTTCCATCCGCTCGCCTACACCAAGTCCTTCGCGCTCCTCGCCGCCGTCGTCCTCGCCATCACCGCCGTCCCCGTTTTCTGCACCTGGCTCGTGCGCGGCCCGTTCAAGCCCGAAAGCGAAAACTGGCTGATGCGCGGCCTCCTCAAAATCTACGAGCCTGTCCTCGATTGGGCGCTCGTCTGGCGCAAGACCGTCCTCGCCTGCGCCTTTGTCCTGCTCGCCTTCGCCTGCGTCCTCGCCTTCGGCCTGCCGCGCGACCTCCGCGAACGCCTGCCCGCCCCGCTCGCCGCGCGCACGCAAGGTTTCGGCGCCGAGTTCATGCCCACGCTGGAGGAAGGTTCGCTGCTCTTCATGCCCGTGCTCCTGCCCGCCACCTCGCTGACCGAGGTGAAGCGCATCATGTCGTGGCAGGACCGTGTCATCCGCGAGCACCCGGCGGTCGCCTCCGTCGCCGGCAAGCTCGGCCGCGCCGAGACCGCCACCGACCCCGCGCCCGTCGAGATGATCGAGACCACCATCATGCTCAAGCCGCCCGCCGAATGGCCCGCCGGCATGACCAAGCAGCAGATCGTCTCCGAACTCGGCGAACGCCTCACGCAAGTCCCCGGCTACGTCCCCGGTTTCCTGCAACCGATCGAGAACCGGATCCTGATGACGAGCACCGGCATCCGCGCGCAGGTCGGCGTCAAGATCTTCGGCGACGACCTCGACGCCATCCAACAAAAAGCCTTCGAGGTCGAGCGCGTCATCGCGTCGATCCCCGGAGCGACCGGCGTCGCTCCCTCGCGTTCACAGGGAAAACCGTATCTGGAAATCCATGCCAACCGCGACGCGCTCGGCCGTTACGGCCTGCGGATCGAGGACCTCTTCCGCTACGTCGAAGCCGGCCTCGGCGGCGTATCCGTCACGACCACGATCAAGGGACGCGAACGCTGGCCCATCCAGGTGCGCCTCGAGCGCGCCGACCGGGACGATCTCGAAAAGCTCGGCGAACTCCTCATTCCCACGCCCGCCGGCCCCTTCGTGCAGCTCCGGCAACTTGCCGACATCCGCCGCGTGATCGGCCCGAGCGAAATCTCCTCCGAAAACGGACGCCTCCGCGTCTTCGTGCAGGCCAACGTGCAGGATCGCGACCTCGGCAGTTTCGTTCACGATATCCGGGAGCGCATCGAGCGCGACGTCCGTCTCGATCCCGGCATGACGATCGAGTACTCGGGCCAGTACGAAAACCAGATCCGCGCCCGGCAGACGCTGGCCTATGTTTTCCCGGTGGTGATCGGCATCATTTTCATCCTGCTCGTGATGACCTTCCGCAGCGTGAGCGAGGCGGCGCACGTCATCCTCGCCGTCCCCTTCGCGCTGACCGGCGGCGTGATCCTGCAAGCGATCCTCGGCTACAATTTCAGCGTGGCGGTATGGGTCGGTTACATCGCGCTCTTCGGCACGGCGATCCAGACCGGCGTGGTGATGGTCGTCTATCTTGAGGAAGCCGTGGCGGCCAAACTCGCGGAAACAGGAAAAGAGCAGCTTTCCCATGCCGAACTCATCGACGCCATCAAGGCCGGCGCCCGACTGCGCCTGCGTCCCAAGGTGATGACGGTGGCGACGACGGTCGCCTCGCTCCTCCCGATTTTCTGGAGCGTGCGCACCGGTGTGGAAGTCATGCGCCCCATCGCCGCTCCCGTGGTCGGCGGCATGTTGTCGTCGCTCGTCCACATCCTCGTCGTCACCCCGGTTATTTTCGCGATGCTGCGCGAACGCCGCCTGCAACGGGCGGACACCCGCGCAACGCCTTAA
- a CDS encoding RND transporter, producing the protein MFRTTLTLLVTAALAAAGGWFFASQHYHAAHLAAHASDGAAGNPAARKIRFYQSPMHPWITSDKPGKCTICGMTLVPVYEGEQGIPAGGNVVTLAASSAAVIGVQTHEVTRGPLTRTLRLAGTIEADESRQKIIAAWTDARIERIHIPTTGVVVTAGQPLATVYSPDLLTARQEFHALATATPDSPLVAVAREKLRRLGLLDTQIDALAKADAVSRDTEILAPLSGTVIARAPAAFAGGYVNAGDELFTLADFSTLWALLDIYEPDLAVLDRGAGVPPAPKSKISNSEFQIPASSPANHGQDARATADLSQTVTATLTTPAAPGRTWNAPITYIDTNLNETTRTARARVELPNTDAALRRGQTVYATLAATLASDALLVPRSAVLFTRDQPVAWVAKGGTAYEPRSLRLGRAGDTAWEVLAGLAAGEHVVTEGALLVDGQAQISSSSAAADPVQGPEAGVQGSGNVAPGTVPPAGDNSRLQTPNTRLTDEVVHAAASASEALASDDLAAWKKIATTVPALAASAAAASDLKTARAAFEHWSTQLADQVLALPPAERTALGVRIYQCPMTPELGTGRWLQHATQPALRNPFFGSDMLECGEEVPGKAETLKSETLK; encoded by the coding sequence ATGTTCCGCACCACCCTCACGCTCCTCGTCACCGCCGCGCTCGCGGCCGCCGGCGGCTGGTTCTTCGCCAGCCAGCATTACCATGCCGCGCACCTCGCCGCCCACGCATCCGACGGCGCTGCCGGCAACCCGGCTGCCCGCAAGATCCGCTTCTACCAGTCGCCGATGCACCCCTGGATCACCTCCGACAAACCCGGCAAGTGCACCATCTGCGGCATGACGCTCGTCCCTGTCTATGAAGGCGAACAAGGCATTCCCGCCGGTGGCAACGTCGTCACCCTCGCCGCCTCGTCCGCCGCCGTCATCGGCGTGCAGACGCACGAAGTCACCCGCGGCCCGCTCACCCGCACGCTCCGCCTCGCCGGCACGATCGAGGCCGACGAATCCCGGCAGAAAATCATCGCCGCGTGGACCGATGCCCGCATCGAGCGTATTCACATCCCCACCACCGGTGTCGTCGTCACCGCCGGCCAGCCGCTCGCCACCGTCTACAGCCCCGACCTGCTCACCGCCCGCCAGGAATTCCACGCCCTCGCCACGGCCACGCCGGACTCGCCGCTCGTCGCCGTTGCCCGCGAAAAACTCCGCCGTCTCGGCCTGCTCGATACGCAAATCGATGCGCTCGCCAAGGCCGACGCCGTCTCCCGCGACACCGAAATCCTCGCACCGCTCTCCGGCACCGTCATCGCCCGCGCCCCCGCCGCCTTCGCCGGCGGCTATGTGAACGCCGGCGACGAGCTTTTCACGCTCGCCGATTTCTCCACCCTGTGGGCGCTGCTCGACATCTACGAACCGGACCTCGCCGTGCTGGACCGTGGCGCGGGCGTCCCGCCCGCTCCGAAATCCAAAATCTCAAATTCCGAATTTCAAATTCCGGCCTCCTCCCCCGCAAATCACGGGCAGGATGCCCGTGCCACCGCCGACCTCTCCCAGACCGTCACCGCCACCCTCACCACCCCGGCCGCCCCCGGCCGCACCTGGAACGCCCCGATCACCTACATCGACACCAACCTCAACGAAACCACCCGCACGGCCCGCGCCCGCGTCGAACTGCCCAACACCGACGCCGCCCTCCGCCGTGGCCAGACCGTTTACGCCACACTCGCGGCCACGCTCGCTTCCGACGCGCTTCTCGTCCCCCGCAGCGCCGTCCTCTTCACCCGCGACCAGCCCGTCGCCTGGGTGGCCAAAGGCGGCACCGCCTACGAACCACGTTCGCTCCGCCTTGGCCGCGCCGGCGACACCGCCTGGGAAGTGCTCGCCGGCCTCGCTGCCGGCGAACACGTCGTCACCGAAGGCGCGCTCCTCGTCGACGGGCAGGCGCAGATCAGCAGCAGTTCCGCCGCCGCTGATCCGGTTCAGGGTCCGGAAGCCGGAGTTCAGGGTTCAGGCAATGTTGCTCCTGGCACGGTCCCCCCCGCCGGCGACAACTCCAGACTCCAGACCCCGAACACCCGACTCACCGACGAAGTCGTCCATGCCGCCGCATCTGCCAGCGAGGCCCTCGCCTCCGACGATCTCGCCGCCTGGAAAAAGATCGCAACTACTGTCCCCGCGCTCGCCGCCTCCGCCGCCGCGGCTTCCGATCTCAAAACCGCCCGCGCCGCCTTCGAACACTGGAGCACGCAACTCGCCGATCAGGTCCTCGCCCTCCCGCCTGCCGAACGAACCGCGCTCGGAGTCCGCATCTACCAATGCCCGATGACTCCCGAACTCGGCACCGGCCGCTGGCTCCAGCACGCCACGCAACCCGCCCTCCGCAATCCCTTCTTCGGCTCCGACATGCTCGAATGCGGTGAAGAAGTCCCGGGAAAAGCTGAAACGCTGAAATCCGAAACGCTGAAATAA
- a CDS encoding transporter, with the protein MRPTLVTYTLLSLSGLWPVAAPLSAAASETDDISPAVAPLTLPAIFAELRARHPALTAARAAAEASRARVDSEGAWMDPRLRVEFMRDNTNRFTTYNDLEFGLTQEIPLSGRPKLRARAAAAEATVADAQSLRSEWLLLNQARTAFTRLAATDERLALNTQLRALLAQTRVLVRLAYETGQRPQTDLLALDTDLARLDAERTDLDSARSQDAAMLNALLLRPAQTPVAPLTLPPPAPPSLTLADAVARARARSPDIAVALRETAAADARLALARKVNAIDPELMIAARHMNGSGEAIYAYDTGIAFSMPWFNARRNRAEIRAAQSQLASPRAAADAGEAEIAGLTAAAHARTAATAAQVGRYENELLPLAAAATAAARRDYETGRAPLPSLLDAERATLDTRQKLADIRADHALAAAELAFLTASDLTLPDNPGKTGM; encoded by the coding sequence ATGCGTCCAACGCTTGTCACCTACACGCTCCTGTCACTCTCCGGCCTCTGGCCGGTCGCCGCGCCTCTCTCCGCCGCCGCGTCTGAAACGGATGACATCTCCCCCGCCGTCGCGCCGCTCACGCTCCCGGCCATTTTCGCCGAACTGCGCGCCCGCCACCCCGCGCTGACGGCCGCCCGTGCCGCCGCCGAGGCCAGCCGCGCCCGCGTCGACAGCGAAGGCGCCTGGATGGACCCGCGCCTGCGCGTCGAGTTCATGCGCGACAACACCAACCGCTTCACCACCTACAACGACCTCGAATTCGGCCTGACCCAGGAAATCCCCCTCAGCGGACGCCCCAAACTCCGCGCCCGCGCCGCCGCCGCCGAGGCCACGGTCGCCGACGCGCAATCCCTCCGCAGCGAGTGGCTCCTCCTCAACCAGGCCCGCACCGCCTTCACCCGCCTCGCCGCCACCGACGAACGCCTCGCGCTCAACACACAACTCCGCGCTCTCCTCGCGCAAACCCGCGTCCTCGTCCGCCTCGCTTACGAAACCGGCCAGCGCCCGCAAACCGATCTGCTCGCCCTCGACACCGACCTCGCCCGGCTCGACGCCGAACGCACCGACCTCGACTCCGCCCGCTCGCAGGACGCCGCCATGCTCAACGCCCTTCTCCTCCGGCCTGCGCAGACCCCCGTCGCTCCGCTCACGCTCCCGCCGCCCGCCCCGCCCTCCCTCACGCTCGCCGACGCCGTGGCCCGCGCCCGCGCCCGCAGCCCCGACATCGCCGTCGCGCTCCGCGAAACCGCCGCCGCCGACGCGCGCCTCGCCCTTGCCCGCAAGGTCAACGCCATCGATCCCGAACTCATGATTGCCGCCCGCCACATGAACGGCTCGGGCGAAGCCATCTACGCTTACGACACCGGCATTGCCTTCAGCATGCCCTGGTTCAACGCCCGCCGCAACCGCGCCGAAATCCGCGCTGCCCAAAGCCAGCTCGCCTCCCCCCGCGCCGCCGCCGATGCCGGCGAAGCCGAGATCGCCGGCCTCACCGCCGCCGCCCACGCCCGCACCGCCGCCACCGCCGCGCAGGTCGGCCGCTACGAAAACGAACTCCTCCCGCTCGCCGCCGCCGCCACCGCCGCCGCCCGCCGCGATTACGAAACCGGCCGCGCCCCCCTGCCCTCCCTGCTCGACGCCGAACGCGCTACGCTCGACACGCGACAAAAACTCGCCGACATCCGCGCCGACCACGCCCTCGCCGCCGCCGAACTCGCCTTCCTCACCGCCAGCGACCTGACACTGCCGGACAATCCGGGAAAAACCGGCATGTAA